One window of Microcoleus vaginatus PCC 9802 genomic DNA carries:
- a CDS encoding sensor histidine kinase, producing the protein MNTYFLPTISEILASEGQENDLSLFDAKLAGENNRHRCPASRGASRLKAEQEWYGAIAALNQMLDRQKSGQKTDADRANCRSTIPNSCQGLVLSGPSSVLTDPALASGFANWIFTSIPENDAALWSFRARQTLALMPAADVQTSMPAAAPALALTSGDPLANEQFCLVLTASFSLVMVLGENSAGIPAFLFSFDPQVVAKAWEVLRRRVTESECLLANSDASFNLPVSQLTNNSTKLDALFQQFLPVEPHYQTVMQFSRLLLHNLPLGKDEAGRIKDERIDDGLNPRHQKLSATDINCKSPIPLATKEVELLQAIAHEVRTPLATIRTLTRLLLKRPKLEPIVVKRLEMIDAECTAQIDRFGLIFRAVELEMSQAKNSGVQLTAMSLGEVLQNSIPRWQKQASVRNHTLEVIVPKKLPAVVSDPTMLDQVLTNLIENFTRTLPSGSRIQVEVTLAGDQLKLQLESEHLPEDNGASTFAAKANGPLRSIGPLLMVQPETGSLSLNLSVTKNLFRAAGGKLVIRQRPQKGEVMTVFLPLQ; encoded by the coding sequence GTGAATACTTACTTTTTACCGACAATAAGCGAAATTTTAGCCTCCGAAGGCCAAGAAAATGACCTGAGTCTCTTTGATGCTAAGTTGGCGGGAGAAAACAACCGCCATCGGTGTCCTGCAAGCCGTGGGGCTTCTCGGCTGAAAGCTGAACAGGAATGGTACGGAGCGATCGCAGCTTTGAATCAAATGCTCGACCGGCAAAAATCAGGACAAAAAACAGATGCCGATCGAGCAAATTGTCGATCGACAATCCCCAATTCCTGTCAGGGATTGGTTTTGTCGGGCCCGTCTTCGGTTTTGACTGACCCCGCTTTGGCTTCGGGCTTTGCCAATTGGATTTTTACCAGTATTCCCGAAAACGATGCAGCTTTGTGGTCTTTTCGGGCTAGACAAACTTTAGCTTTAATGCCCGCGGCTGATGTCCAAACATCTATGCCTGCGGCGGCCCCGGCTTTGGCTTTGACAAGTGGTGATCCCTTAGCCAACGAGCAGTTTTGTTTGGTTTTAACTGCTAGTTTTAGCCTGGTGATGGTTTTGGGTGAAAATTCTGCGGGAATTCCGGCTTTTCTATTTTCTTTCGATCCGCAAGTAGTCGCCAAAGCTTGGGAGGTTTTGCGGCGCAGGGTGACTGAAAGCGAATGTTTGCTTGCCAATTCTGACGCTAGCTTCAATTTACCAGTTAGCCAATTAACTAATAATTCTACTAAATTAGACGCGCTGTTCCAGCAGTTTTTGCCTGTGGAACCCCATTATCAAACAGTGATGCAGTTCAGCCGCTTGCTGTTACATAATTTACCGCTTGGGAAAGATGAAGCAGGCAGGATAAAGGATGAAAGAATTGATGATGGTTTGAACCCGAGGCATCAAAAGTTATCGGCTACAGATATCAACTGCAAATCTCCAATTCCTCTGGCTACTAAAGAGGTGGAATTGCTACAGGCGATCGCCCACGAAGTCCGCACACCTTTAGCTACCATTCGCACCCTGACTCGATTGCTGCTCAAACGTCCCAAACTTGAGCCGATCGTGGTCAAGCGTTTGGAAATGATTGATGCTGAGTGTACCGCTCAGATCGATCGCTTCGGTTTAATTTTCCGCGCCGTGGAATTGGAAATGTCGCAAGCTAAAAATTCGGGCGTGCAGCTAACAGCAATGTCCCTAGGTGAAGTTCTGCAAAATAGCATTCCCCGCTGGCAAAAACAGGCGAGTGTTCGCAACCATACTTTGGAAGTTATTGTGCCGAAAAAGTTGCCGGCGGTAGTCAGCGATCCGACGATGTTGGATCAGGTTTTAACTAATTTGATTGAGAATTTTACTCGAACTTTGCCCTCGGGGAGTCGCATTCAGGTGGAGGTGACATTGGCCGGTGATCAGTTAAAGTTGCAGTTGGAATCGGAACACCTACCTGAAGATAATGGCGCATCGACTTTTGCAGCTAAGGCTAATGGTCCTTTGCGCTCGATCGGGCCTTTGTTGATGGTGCAGCCGGAGACGGGAAGTTTGAGTTTAAATTTGAGCGTGACTAAGAATTTATTTCGGGCTGCTGGCGGGAAGTTGGTAATTCGCCAGCGGCCCCAAAAGGGTGAGGTGATGACAGTATTTTTGCCGCTGCAATAG
- a CDS encoding UDP-N-acetylmuramoyl-L-alanyl-D-glutamate--2,6-diaminopimelate ligase has product MKLRELLAAVPSISFDAQHPALNAEVKGLSTNSHACQAGDLFLGMPGTRVDGGDFWQSAIESGALAAIISTQAAEKTPPQPPLAKGGLEDAPCVIAAADMAQVCGQIATAFYGNPASKLKLVGVTGTNGKTTTTHLIEFLLNEMQLPTAIFGTLYTRWPGFQQTAVYTTPFAVDLQKQLAEAVAAGCKHGVMEVSSHALAQQRVLGCSFEVAVFTNLTQDHLDYHRDMEDYFEAKSLLFGSDYLANRAVINIDDPYGQRIYETLKSDRVWSYSTVLKTADLYAFDLEYQPNGVKGMLHTPKGETTFSLPLVGQFNLSNMLAAVGAVLELGLDLSAIVEKLSQFSGVPGRMERVQISPDQDISVIVDYAHTPDSLENLLKASRPFIPGQMICVFGCGGDRDRTKRPIMGKIVAELADLTVVTSDNPRTENPDRILEDILAGIPAAVKPMVLCDRAAAIRTAIMEAKPGDGVLIAGKGHEDYQILGTEKVHFDDREQARDALKARRNSVN; this is encoded by the coding sequence ATGAAATTGAGAGAATTATTAGCAGCAGTTCCCAGCATTTCCTTTGACGCCCAACATCCCGCCCTCAATGCCGAAGTCAAGGGTTTATCCACTAATTCCCACGCTTGTCAGGCGGGCGATTTGTTTTTGGGAATGCCGGGAACTCGGGTAGATGGGGGAGATTTTTGGCAAAGTGCGATCGAATCTGGTGCACTTGCCGCCATAATTTCCACCCAAGCCGCCGAGAAAACACCCCCCCAACCCCCCCTTGCTAAGGGGGGGCTAGAAGATGCTCCCTGCGTCATCGCAGCAGCCGATATGGCCCAAGTTTGCGGTCAAATAGCAACTGCTTTTTACGGCAATCCAGCTAGCAAATTAAAACTTGTCGGCGTTACCGGGACTAACGGCAAAACTACAACAACTCATTTAATCGAATTTTTGCTCAATGAAATGCAGTTGCCGACGGCGATTTTCGGCACGCTTTATACTCGCTGGCCGGGCTTCCAACAAACTGCTGTTTACACTACACCTTTTGCAGTTGACCTGCAAAAGCAATTAGCAGAAGCTGTAGCAGCCGGATGCAAACACGGGGTGATGGAAGTCAGTTCCCACGCTTTAGCGCAGCAGCGAGTTTTAGGCTGTAGTTTTGAAGTTGCTGTTTTTACAAACTTGACTCAAGATCATCTAGATTATCACCGCGATATGGAAGATTATTTTGAGGCTAAATCGCTTTTATTTGGTTCGGATTACCTCGCAAATCGCGCTGTAATTAATATTGACGACCCCTACGGGCAGCGGATATATGAAACCCTAAAATCTGACCGAGTTTGGAGTTACAGCACTGTTCTGAAAACGGCAGATTTGTATGCTTTTGATTTGGAGTATCAGCCCAATGGAGTTAAAGGAATGCTGCACACTCCGAAGGGCGAAACTACTTTTTCTTTGCCTTTAGTCGGTCAGTTCAATTTATCAAATATGTTGGCTGCTGTCGGTGCTGTTTTAGAATTGGGTTTAGATTTGTCCGCAATTGTGGAGAAATTATCTCAGTTTTCCGGAGTTCCGGGACGGATGGAACGGGTGCAAATTAGTCCCGACCAAGATATTAGCGTCATTGTCGATTACGCGCACACTCCAGACAGTTTGGAGAACTTGCTGAAAGCCTCGCGGCCGTTTATTCCGGGTCAGATGATTTGCGTGTTTGGCTGCGGTGGCGATCGCGATCGCACTAAGCGGCCGATTATGGGTAAAATCGTTGCAGAATTAGCCGATTTAACTGTTGTTACTTCCGACAATCCGCGCACGGAAAATCCCGATCGCATTTTGGAGGATATTTTAGCAGGAATTCCCGCCGCAGTAAAGCCGATGGTTTTGTGCGATCGAGCCGCTGCAATTCGCACTGCTATTATGGAGGCTAAACCGGGAGATGGCGTGCTGATTGCAGGAAAGGGACACGAAGATTATCAGATTTTGGGCACAGAAAAAGTCCATTTTGACGATCGAGAACAAGCGCGAGATGCCTTGAAAGCCAGAAGGAATTCGGTTAACTGA
- a CDS encoding glutaredoxin family protein: MRLILYSKPGCHLCEGLQEKLEQIESLKFQLEVRDITERDDWFQAYQYEVPVLFKVQPQPKNFGGEAAFSAEELLPRPSPRCSVGQLEQMLQKYLQIDRSQ, from the coding sequence ATGCGATTGATTTTGTACAGCAAACCCGGATGCCACTTGTGCGAAGGGTTGCAAGAAAAACTGGAACAGATTGAAAGCCTGAAGTTTCAACTCGAAGTCAGAGATATTACCGAACGCGATGACTGGTTTCAAGCTTATCAGTACGAAGTTCCAGTTTTGTTTAAAGTGCAGCCCCAGCCCAAAAATTTTGGTGGCGAGGCTGCATTCTCCGCTGAAGAACTGTTACCCCGTCCTTCTCCCCGCTGTAGTGTCGGTCAATTGGAGCAAATGTTACAGAAATATTTGCAAATCGATCGGTCACAATAA
- a CDS encoding ATP-dependent DNA ligase — protein sequence MDCTEYAEAKRKAAKKISADIRERWNNRIVTRGLHLMGEAGAVQYFADYGRGIGTAKVIGFALCAELEGYPEMAIGFWKRAFELETGEKPIALNPQNNSTADFAPAKQSTSAPKIETVNNPIVAELPPHLQPGRIVTMQPVDAPSDRSYYIENPDYWGQPKRDGNRVVVIATPDKVYYQSRSTNLRQQASIESDRTLIDTAAKIGTFVLDGELYYKSCTGSEHRTGAQAATVNIESGFPTTQPNAIYAIFKTLFFKGNDLTTVAESERIAAGVEVGEMLANLSPAFEVVPTFRTTTEKLVLVNQQESENKEGEVWVLHHCHYIGGKDVKKYPMVRTKYCQEHDLFIVGLTATKVAGRPFSAVKVAQEIDGKLLPVGSVGTGFSGEEMQEIARLYEANPKSVKIKVRSQGLTESGKLWHARFLEFC from the coding sequence ATGGACTGCACCGAATACGCAGAAGCCAAGCGAAAAGCAGCTAAAAAAATTAGCGCCGACATTCGAGAACGCTGGAACAATCGCATCGTGACGCGAGGATTGCACTTGATGGGAGAAGCGGGGGCAGTGCAGTATTTCGCTGATTATGGGCGCGGAATTGGTACGGCAAAAGTTATTGGTTTTGCACTGTGCGCGGAGTTGGAAGGATACCCGGAAATGGCGATCGGCTTTTGGAAAAGAGCGTTTGAATTGGAAACCGGAGAAAAGCCGATCGCCCTGAATCCTCAAAACAATTCTACCGCCGATTTCGCTCCTGCTAAACAATCAACTTCCGCCCCAAAAATAGAAACTGTCAACAATCCCATTGTTGCCGAATTGCCACCGCACTTGCAGCCGGGAAGGATTGTAACCATGCAGCCGGTTGACGCGCCGAGCGATCGTTCTTACTATATTGAAAATCCCGATTATTGGGGACAGCCAAAGCGCGACGGCAATCGAGTCGTTGTCATTGCGACGCCAGATAAAGTATACTACCAATCGCGATCGACTAACCTGCGACAGCAAGCATCGATTGAGAGCGATCGCACATTAATCGACACAGCCGCTAAAATTGGCACCTTTGTTTTAGACGGCGAACTGTATTACAAAAGCTGTACGGGTAGCGAACACCGCACGGGCGCGCAAGCTGCTACAGTTAATATTGAAAGCGGCTTTCCTACAACCCAGCCCAACGCAATTTATGCTATTTTTAAAACTTTGTTTTTCAAAGGCAATGATTTAACTACCGTGGCAGAATCCGAACGAATTGCAGCGGGAGTTGAAGTTGGCGAAATGCTGGCAAATTTATCTCCCGCCTTTGAAGTTGTACCGACATTTCGCACCACCACCGAAAAACTCGTACTGGTAAATCAGCAGGAATCTGAAAATAAAGAAGGCGAAGTTTGGGTATTGCACCACTGTCACTATATCGGCGGAAAAGATGTTAAGAAATATCCGATGGTGAGGACGAAATACTGTCAAGAACACGATTTGTTTATTGTGGGCTTGACGGCGACAAAAGTTGCAGGGCGGCCGTTTAGTGCCGTCAAAGTAGCGCAAGAAATTGATGGCAAATTACTCCCAGTAGGAAGCGTGGGAACCGGGTTTAGCGGGGAGGAAATGCAGGAAATTGCTCGACTCTACGAGGCTAACCCCAAAAGTGTCAAAATTAAAGTGCGATCGCAGGGTTTGACGGAAAGCGGCAAACTATGGCACGCACGATTTCTGGAGTTCTGTTAA
- a CDS encoding GAF domain-containing protein, protein MIELTGYQILDRIYSGTRTLVYRGSRLCDKKSVIIKVLRNEYPSFSELLHFRNQYTITKNLNLPGIIQTYSLEAYRNGYALIMEDFGGISLNQWTGTGKTVQSLVDFFQIAIDLSNTLDILYRHRIIHKDIKPANILINPETKQVKLIDFSIASLLPRETQMLMSPNVLEGTLSYLSPEQTGRMNRGIDYRTDFYSLGVTFYELLTGELPFQSNDPMELVHSHIAKQPPPLGENRRGEIPQVLWGIVMKLMAKNAEDRYQSALGLKFDLEFCLRQLEGSGKIESFAIAQRDVCERFIIPEKLYGRKSEVAQLLAAFDRISGCETLFGKEGRRELMLVAGFSGIGKTAIVNEIHKPIVRQRGYFIKGKFDQFNRNIPFSGFVQAFRELMGQLLSESEAQLAAWKTQILAALGDSAQVIIEVIPELEPIISQQQTATELSGTAAQNRFNLLFQKFLQVFTTKEHPLVIFLDDLQWADAASLKLMQLLMSESDARYLLLIGAYRDNEVSAAHPLMLALEEIGKAQAAIKTITLAALTETSLNQLVADTLSCSPAIAQPLTQLIYQKTKGNPFFSVQFLKMLHDEGLIKFDFDEGNWQCDIAKVKALAVTDDIVDFMALQLQKLPPATQNVLKLAACIGNQFDLGTLAVVSEQLATETAADLWKALQEELILPESEVYKFYMGQEKQEQAQNSEVVNYKFLHDRVQQAAYSLIPEDQKQSVHLHIGQLLFARTSAEQLDERIFAIVSQFNRGIDRIAIQQQRDHLANLNLMAARKARLSAAYPASAQYCEIGLQLLATDSSDQWMRQPLLTSELHIEAANSACLIGAFERVDACVEAVLQHTSNPLEQVKALEIKIQSLIARNQLSDAIQVAGAILQELDVELPEHPTQDMVAPALNAIGDRLMSVDVMNSPRMSDPQKLAAMNILSSMASAAYIGSPALYPLIVLKQIELSLQFGNAIQTPYAYSTYGLILCAYGGQIVAGNHAADIAIALMEMFKASSFKAKIFNLVYPFVRIWQEPMHTVLMPLLEGYQGGLETGDLEFAAYCAYNRCQLAYAAGNELLQLGEEMQTYTEAIAQLKQTTALNFQQIVQQAVLNWTGEADYPQKLVGEAYDETTRLPQHKLAGDTYSIGSVYAHKLILAYHFGQPQEALEIAQIAEKTIGGIIGTVFYGVFYFYHALTLLANTNTLPISEAVTKDLEQLTNWATHAPMNFAHKCDLIRAEQQRILGHKAEAIDLYDGAIFLAKENQFLNEEALANELAAKFYLNWGKEKVAAGYMQEAYYCYARWGAKAKTDDLEKRYPDLLRPILQQAAQPLSILETLSTLTNSTYSFHSSAHHTSSSTSINQALDFSTLLQISQVISSTIDLDELLQIVTQTMLQNSGADRCVLMLCQDQQWQVRAMATGEYISLQTEPLENNPTVPVKLIHYVKNTIATVVIDQLKTDLPVIDDYLEYHQPESLLGLPILNQGNLVGILYLENRITSGVFSRDRVLLLNFLSSQAAIALENARLYHQVQQTLNELQQTQMQMIQSEKMSALGNLVAGVAHEINNPVGFITGNINEAHAGVQDLIDYLRLYQETFPQPAAELIEKAEEIDLDYLVEDLPKMLSSMKIGCERIRNISTSLRTFSRADTAHKVEANIHEGLNSTLMILRHRLKANDKHPEIKIIKEYGNVPKVKCYLGQLNQVFMNLLANAIDALEESNQGRTFAEIQAHPNQITIRTQVERKNVRISIADNGNGMSEEVKNRIFDHLFTTKDVGKGTGLGLAIARQIVEEKHGGKLSCISSLGEGTEFVIEILID, encoded by the coding sequence ATGATAGAACTAACTGGGTATCAAATTCTCGATCGAATTTACTCAGGCACTCGCACCCTAGTTTATCGCGGCTCTCGCCTCTGCGACAAAAAATCGGTCATCATCAAAGTATTGCGGAATGAATATCCCAGCTTTAGCGAACTCTTGCATTTTCGCAATCAATACACGATCACCAAAAACCTGAATTTGCCCGGAATCATTCAAACCTACAGCTTGGAAGCCTACCGGAACGGCTATGCGCTGATTATGGAAGACTTCGGGGGCATTTCTCTGAACCAATGGACAGGGACAGGAAAAACGGTACAATCTCTGGTGGATTTTTTCCAAATAGCGATCGACCTAAGCAATACATTAGATATACTTTACCGCCACCGCATCATTCACAAAGATATTAAACCAGCCAATATTTTAATTAATCCTGAGACTAAACAAGTCAAACTCATTGACTTTAGTATTGCATCTTTGCTACCGCGAGAAACTCAAATGCTGATGAGTCCCAACGTGCTAGAAGGGACACTAAGCTATTTGTCTCCTGAACAAACAGGAAGGATGAATCGCGGCATTGACTACCGCACAGATTTTTATTCTTTGGGTGTCACTTTTTATGAATTGCTGACCGGAGAGTTGCCGTTTCAATCTAACGATCCGATGGAATTGGTACACTCTCATATTGCCAAACAACCGCCGCCCCTTGGCGAAAACAGAAGGGGAGAAATTCCCCAAGTTCTGTGGGGCATCGTGATGAAATTGATGGCGAAGAATGCCGAAGACCGTTATCAGAGTGCTTTGGGGCTAAAATTTGATTTAGAATTTTGTTTGCGTCAATTAGAAGGAAGTGGTAAAATAGAAAGCTTTGCAATCGCGCAACGGGATGTTTGCGAACGGTTCATCATACCAGAGAAACTCTACGGCAGAAAAAGCGAAGTTGCACAATTATTGGCAGCGTTCGATCGCATCTCTGGTTGCGAGACTCTTTTTGGGAAGGAGGGAAGGCGCGAGTTAATGCTGGTGGCGGGTTTTTCTGGCATTGGCAAAACTGCCATTGTGAACGAAATTCACAAACCAATTGTCCGCCAGCGCGGCTACTTCATCAAAGGCAAGTTTGACCAATTTAATCGCAATATTCCCTTCTCAGGTTTTGTCCAAGCATTTCGAGAATTAATGGGTCAATTGCTGAGTGAAAGCGAGGCTCAACTAGCAGCTTGGAAAACCCAAATTTTAGCTGCGCTGGGTGACAGCGCGCAAGTAATTATTGAAGTAATTCCTGAACTAGAGCCAATTATCTCCCAACAGCAAACCGCAACAGAACTGTCTGGGACGGCGGCACAGAACCGCTTTAATTTACTCTTTCAAAAATTCCTGCAAGTATTCACCACAAAAGAACATCCCTTAGTAATTTTCCTCGATGATTTGCAGTGGGCTGATGCGGCATCTTTGAAATTGATGCAGTTGTTGATGAGCGAGTCAGACGCCAGATATCTATTATTAATAGGAGCTTATCGCGACAATGAAGTTTCTGCAGCTCATCCTTTGATGTTGGCGCTAGAGGAGATTGGGAAAGCACAAGCTGCAATCAAAACGATTACATTAGCCGCTCTGACTGAAACCAGTTTAAATCAACTCGTTGCCGATACGCTTAGCTGTTCGCCCGCAATCGCACAACCATTAACTCAACTAATTTATCAAAAAACCAAAGGCAATCCCTTTTTTAGCGTGCAGTTCCTGAAAATGCTGCACGATGAGGGGCTGATTAAGTTTGACTTTGATGAGGGCAATTGGCAATGCGACATTGCCAAAGTAAAAGCATTAGCAGTAACGGATGATATCGTTGACTTTATGGCCTTGCAGTTGCAAAAATTGCCGCCAGCGACTCAGAATGTCTTAAAGTTGGCGGCTTGTATTGGCAATCAATTTGATTTGGGTACTTTGGCCGTTGTTTCTGAGCAATTAGCAACAGAAACGGCGGCGGATTTGTGGAAGGCATTGCAAGAGGAGTTAATCCTGCCTGAAAGTGAAGTCTACAAGTTTTATATGGGGCAGGAAAAACAGGAACAGGCACAAAATTCCGAGGTGGTGAATTACAAGTTTCTGCACGATCGCGTCCAGCAAGCCGCCTATTCCCTGATTCCTGAAGACCAAAAACAATCCGTCCATTTGCACATTGGGCAATTGCTATTCGCTCGAACCTCAGCAGAGCAACTAGACGAGAGAATTTTTGCGATTGTCAGTCAATTTAATCGGGGCATCGATCGCATTGCAATTCAGCAGCAGCGAGACCATCTAGCCAACCTCAATTTGATGGCTGCGCGTAAAGCACGGCTCTCGGCTGCTTACCCAGCATCGGCTCAATACTGTGAGATAGGGCTGCAACTTTTAGCCACTGACAGTTCGGATCAATGGATGAGACAGCCCCTTCTTACTTCAGAACTGCATATTGAAGCTGCTAATTCAGCCTGTCTGATTGGGGCATTTGAGCGGGTAGATGCTTGCGTCGAGGCAGTTCTCCAACATACGTCAAACCCCCTAGAACAAGTTAAAGCCTTAGAAATAAAGATTCAATCCTTGATTGCCCGCAATCAATTATCAGACGCGATTCAGGTGGCAGGGGCAATTCTTCAAGAGTTGGATGTGGAGTTGCCAGAACATCCCACCCAAGACATGGTAGCCCCTGCTCTCAATGCTATTGGCGATCGACTGATGAGTGTGGATGTAATGAATTCACCAAGGATGAGCGATCCACAGAAGCTGGCTGCAATGAATATTCTCAGCAGTATGGCTTCAGCAGCCTATATCGGTTCGCCAGCCCTGTATCCCTTGATTGTTCTCAAACAAATTGAATTGTCACTTCAGTTTGGAAATGCGATCCAAACACCCTATGCTTATTCAACCTATGGACTAATTCTCTGTGCATATGGTGGGCAAATTGTAGCCGGAAATCATGCTGCTGATATCGCGATCGCCTTGATGGAAATGTTTAAAGCATCAAGTTTTAAAGCGAAAATTTTCAATTTAGTTTATCCATTTGTTCGCATTTGGCAGGAGCCGATGCACACTGTACTGATGCCTTTGCTGGAAGGCTATCAAGGGGGTTTGGAAACGGGAGATTTGGAGTTCGCTGCTTACTGTGCCTATAACCGCTGTCAACTCGCTTATGCTGCGGGAAATGAACTTCTACAACTGGGAGAAGAGATGCAAACCTATACAGAGGCGATCGCCCAGCTCAAACAAACAACTGCTCTAAACTTTCAGCAAATTGTGCAACAGGCCGTCTTAAATTGGACAGGTGAAGCCGACTATCCCCAGAAATTGGTTGGAGAAGCTTACGATGAAACGACACGATTACCTCAGCATAAATTAGCAGGAGATACTTACTCGATCGGGAGCGTCTATGCTCATAAATTGATTCTGGCTTACCATTTTGGGCAACCCCAGGAAGCTCTGGAAATAGCTCAAATTGCCGAGAAAACTATTGGTGGCATTATCGGAACTGTGTTCTATGGAGTCTTTTATTTCTATCATGCACTGACGTTACTCGCAAACACAAACACCTTGCCAATTAGTGAAGCGGTTACGAAGGATCTTGAGCAACTTACTAACTGGGCAACTCATGCACCCATGAACTTTGCCCACAAATGCGATTTAATTCGAGCCGAACAGCAGCGAATTTTAGGACACAAAGCAGAGGCGATCGACCTCTACGATGGCGCGATCTTCCTCGCTAAAGAAAACCAATTTCTCAACGAAGAAGCCTTAGCCAACGAACTCGCCGCTAAATTCTACCTCAATTGGGGCAAAGAAAAAGTCGCCGCAGGCTATATGCAGGAAGCCTACTATTGTTACGCCCGCTGGGGAGCAAAAGCCAAAACCGATGACCTAGAAAAACGTTATCCCGATCTGCTGCGCCCCATCTTACAACAGGCAGCCCAACCCCTCTCTATTTTAGAAACCCTATCCACCCTCACCAATTCAACCTACTCCTTTCATTCGAGCGCCCACCACACTAGCTCCAGTACCTCCATCAACCAGGCTCTAGATTTTTCTACCCTGCTGCAAATCTCCCAAGTCATCTCCAGCACGATCGACCTGGATGAGTTGTTGCAAATTGTGACCCAAACCATGTTACAAAACTCGGGAGCCGATCGCTGTGTACTGATGCTCTGCCAAGATCAACAATGGCAAGTGCGGGCGATGGCTACCGGGGAATACATTAGCCTGCAAACGGAACCCCTAGAGAACAATCCTACCGTTCCGGTTAAATTAATCCACTATGTAAAAAACACCATAGCAACAGTTGTCATCGATCAGCTCAAAACTGATCTGCCTGTGATTGACGATTATTTAGAGTACCACCAACCAGAGAGTTTGCTGGGTTTGCCAATTCTAAATCAGGGGAATTTGGTCGGCATTTTGTATCTAGAAAATCGGATAACCAGTGGAGTGTTTAGTCGCGATCGCGTCCTACTGCTGAATTTTCTCTCTAGTCAAGCGGCGATCGCTCTGGAGAATGCCCGCCTCTATCACCAAGTGCAGCAGACTTTGAATGAACTTCAGCAAACTCAGATGCAAATGATCCAAAGTGAAAAGATGTCAGCATTAGGTAATCTCGTGGCAGGGGTTGCCCATGAAATCAATAACCCCGTTGGTTTTATTACCGGGAACATTAATGAAGCTCATGCTGGAGTCCAAGACTTAATTGATTATTTGCGCCTCTATCAAGAAACGTTTCCTCAACCGGCAGCAGAATTGATTGAGAAAGCAGAGGAAATAGATTTAGATTATCTCGTAGAAGATTTACCCAAAATGTTGAGTTCCATGAAAATAGGATGCGAGCGCATCAGAAACATCAGCACCTCACTCCGCACTTTCTCTCGCGCCGATACGGCACATAAAGTTGAGGCTAATATCCACGAAGGACTCAATAGCACTTTGATGATTTTACGCCATCGCCTGAAAGCGAACGACAAGCATCCTGAAATTAAAATCATTAAAGAGTACGGCAATGTTCCAAAAGTAAAATGTTATTTGGGACAATTAAACCAGGTATTTATGAATCTGTTGGCCAATGCGATAGATGCCTTAGAAGAATCCAATCAAGGACGGACTTTTGCCGAGATTCAAGCCCACCCCAATCAAATTACTATTCGGACACAAGTAGAAAGGAAAAATGTAAGAATTTCCATCGCCGATAACGGAAATGGAATGTCCGAAGAGGTCAAAAATAGGATTTTTGACCATCTATTTACCACTAAGGACGTGGGCAAAGGAACTGGGTTAGGACTGGCGATCGCGCGTCAAATTGTAGAAGAAAAACACGGCGGTAAACTGAGTTGTATTTCTTCACTGGGAGAAGGAACGGAGTTTGTCATTGAGATTTTAATTGATTAA